A single region of the Halanaerobiaceae bacterium ANBcell28 genome encodes:
- the prfB gene encoding peptide chain release factor 2 (programmed frameshift), with protein MNSDCTSKLKELKNRINELSDSLDLANLNDLKEKLEKEMSKPDFWNKQEEAQRVSKKLKKIKDRIQAIRSLNEGLEEAELLAELADEEGQNSQLWSDYQEEINNIENKIEKMEFKLKLSGKYDNNNAILSIHPGAGGTESQDWAEMLLRMYTRWAESNDYQITVLDFLAGDEAGVKSVTLLIEGDYVYGYLKSERGVHRLVRISPFDSSGRRHTSFASVDIMPEIDDDIEVDIDDKDLRIETYRASGAGGQHVNKTDSAVRITHQATGIVVQCQNERSQHKNKAMAMKLLKSKLIELMEEMQAEKINDIRGEHKEIAWGSQIRSYVFHPYNMIKDHRTNLEEGNVKKVMDGYIDEFIEAYLVSNHSS; from the exons ATGAATAGTGATTGTACTAGTAAATTAAAGGAATTAAAAAACAGAATTAATGAATTGAGTGATTCACTT GACTTGGCTAATTTAAATGACTTAAAAGAAAAATTAGAAAAAGAAATGAGTAAACCTGACTTTTGGAATAAGCAGGAGGAAGCTCAGCGAGTTTCTAAGAAATTAAAAAAAATTAAAGATAGAATACAGGCGATTCGATCTTTAAATGAAGGCTTAGAAGAGGCAGAACTTTTAGCAGAATTGGCGGATGAAGAAGGCCAAAACTCTCAATTATGGTCAGATTATCAAGAAGAAATAAATAATATTGAAAACAAAATTGAAAAAATGGAATTTAAGTTAAAGCTAAGTGGAAAATATGATAATAATAATGCTATTCTTTCCATTCATCCAGGAGCGGGAGGAACTGAATCCCAGGATTGGGCGGAAATGCTATTAAGGATGTATACTCGTTGGGCTGAAAGTAATGACTATCAGATTACAGTTTTAGACTTCTTAGCGGGTGATGAAGCGGGTGTGAAGAGTGTTACTTTATTGATTGAAGGGGATTACGTTTATGGATATCTAAAGAGTGAACGTGGTGTTCACCGTCTAGTTAGAATATCTCCTTTTGATTCATCAGGTAGGAGACATACTTCCTTTGCATCTGTTGATATTATGCCTGAAATTGATGATGATATAGAGGTAGATATAGATGATAAAGACTTACGGATTGAAACATATAGGGCTAGTGGTGCTGGTGGACAGCATGTTAACAAAACTGATTCAGCTGTAAGGATAACACATCAAGCTACAGGTATAGTTGTACAGTGCCAAAATGAAAGATCACAACACAAAAATAAAGCTATGGCTATGAAGTTATTAAAATCAAAGCTTATCGAATTAATGGAAGAAATGCAAGCAGAAAAGATTAATGATATTAGGGGTGAACATAAGGAAATAGCATGGGGTAGTCAGATTCGTTCTTATGTTTTCCACCCATATAATATGATTAAAGACCATAGAACTAATTTAGAGGAAGGTAATGTGAAAAAAGTAATGGATGGATATATTGATGAGTTTATTGAGGCTTATCTAGTATCAAATCATAGTAGTTAA
- a CDS encoding DUF2993 domain-containing protein: protein MKRKRSLWLLLVFIFLVVFLIGIELYLPSIANRILVDIFEQETDVIEDLEINISSFPALKILFGRVDHVSIRSQGLVHDHLFLEKFNLNYRDIVLSRKDFVGVNTYLEAVVTEEALNNYLYEKYPDMGNFSVEINSEQVLLDGEINIMQFRVNFQISGNLVLNNRNQIYFVPNDLQVEQINIPVNLIKTVMEEFAFVIDLQTLDIPIEITELKVESEYIVILGGKEGRGDNE from the coding sequence ATGAAGAGAAAACGTTCTCTTTGGCTATTGCTTGTTTTCATATTTTTAGTGGTGTTTTTAATTGGAATAGAACTTTATTTGCCTAGTATAGCTAATAGAATTTTAGTAGATATATTTGAACAGGAGACGGATGTAATTGAAGACTTAGAAATAAATATAAGTTCTTTTCCAGCACTTAAGATACTATTTGGAAGAGTGGATCATGTATCAATTCGTTCTCAGGGCTTAGTACATGATCATTTATTTTTAGAAAAATTCAACCTTAATTATCGGGATATTGTTTTGTCTAGAAAAGACTTTGTGGGAGTAAATACTTATTTGGAGGCTGTGGTAACAGAAGAGGCTTTGAATAATTATTTATATGAAAAATATCCTGATATGGGTAATTTTTCTGTAGAAATTAATTCTGAACAAGTGTTATTAGATGGAGAAATAAATATAATGCAATTTAGGGTTAATTTTCAAATAAGTGGCAATCTGGTGCTTAATAATAGAAATCAAATATACTTTGTTCCTAATGATTTACAAGTTGAACAAATCAATATACCGGTAAATTTAATTAAAACTGTTATGGAAGAATTCGCTTTTGTGATTGACTTACAAACATTAGATATTCCAATTGAAATTACTGAATTAAAAGTTGAATCGGAATATATAGTGATTTTAGGAGGAAAAGAAGGGCGTGGAGATAATGAGTAA
- a CDS encoding DUF5693 family protein — MSKKIILIVFLFAIIASLVSINGRHQLENSVNNIELIMDYQSIEMLDIEDKKEYMSTLEESGLTAIAIYPEDLGSLINDGKAYFIHAREVDRMLMTTAMINPALSSYQYQQDSAFIIVEDILYIRRLQEFLPQWSEEYDIDYHIEGRELIIFFENWDSKYQYLSIGFDNDEVNNINAVNLKVIPRFNNHELVKQQNWELMAEMAPPFIIFSGQEITGFDRSNTTGLDKTASIMQDTNTTFGMIEPFLARQEGATTLARNLDYNLLRVHSIQQVEMDQRQNYTVDNIIDRYMRAVRERNVRLLYLRPFLEARNEMSPEDMTLSYIKELSHRLQEAGYTTNSVQSYSNYRNSNILLLISSLGVIIAGLIFLEYLLGIKFKKYFWLLLLFGLIAGFLLLITGRTIMLRKIAALASAIVFPSLAVISQLYKNDERWILRFLKATTISMLGVLFLSSAMSDIAFILNVEQFTGVKISFIMPLFLISIYYMRKFNEYSKTTWQKRIHELWETSIKIKHIVLLAVFALAGLIYITRTGNNPMIPVFEFEITIRNFLENILLIRPRFKELIGHPAFLIALAFSTKISSKLYYYYPLILLAAIAQINILNTFSHIHTPFMISLIRTFHGIWIGLFLGYLAVIFIKYIIANSGKILSKFNLDSKG; from the coding sequence ATGAGTAAAAAAATAATATTAATAGTTTTTTTATTTGCTATTATAGCTTCTTTAGTTTCTATTAATGGGAGACATCAGCTAGAAAATTCTGTAAACAATATTGAATTAATTATGGATTATCAATCCATAGAAATGCTAGATATTGAGGATAAGAAGGAGTATATGTCCACCTTAGAAGAGAGCGGTCTAACAGCGATAGCTATTTATCCTGAAGATTTGGGTTCTTTAATAAATGACGGGAAGGCTTATTTTATACATGCTAGAGAAGTAGATAGAATGCTTATGACAACAGCTATGATCAACCCTGCTTTGAGTTCTTATCAGTATCAGCAAGACTCAGCATTTATTATTGTAGAGGATATATTATATATTAGACGTTTGCAAGAGTTTTTACCACAATGGTCAGAGGAATATGATATAGACTATCATATTGAAGGCAGGGAATTAATTATCTTCTTTGAGAACTGGGATAGTAAATATCAATATTTAAGTATTGGTTTTGATAATGATGAAGTGAATAATATTAATGCTGTAAACTTAAAAGTGATTCCACGTTTTAATAATCATGAATTAGTAAAACAACAGAATTGGGAGTTAATGGCTGAAATGGCACCTCCTTTTATAATTTTTTCAGGTCAGGAGATAACTGGCTTTGATAGAAGTAATACTACTGGTTTAGATAAAACTGCCAGCATAATGCAGGATACTAATACCACATTTGGAATGATTGAACCTTTTTTAGCAAGACAAGAAGGAGCTACTACTCTTGCTAGAAATTTAGACTATAATTTACTAAGGGTGCATAGTATTCAACAAGTAGAGATGGACCAACGTCAAAATTATACAGTAGACAATATTATTGACCGTTATATGCGTGCAGTTAGGGAAAGAAATGTTCGCTTATTATATTTGAGACCTTTTCTGGAAGCAAGAAATGAAATGAGTCCTGAAGATATGACTTTATCTTATATTAAAGAATTATCTCATAGACTTCAAGAGGCTGGTTACACTACTAATTCAGTGCAATCTTATAGCAATTATCGAAATTCTAATATATTGCTCCTTATCAGTAGTCTTGGGGTAATAATTGCTGGACTTATTTTCTTAGAGTATCTTTTGGGAATTAAATTCAAAAAGTATTTCTGGCTGCTTTTGCTCTTTGGCCTTATAGCTGGATTTTTATTGCTAATTACTGGAAGAACAATAATGTTAAGAAAAATAGCAGCCCTTGCTAGTGCTATTGTTTTTCCTTCTCTGGCTGTCATCAGTCAATTATATAAAAATGATGAGCGATGGATACTAAGATTCCTAAAGGCTACAACTATCTCGATGCTTGGGGTACTTTTCTTAAGTTCCGCAATGTCTGATATTGCTTTTATTCTTAATGTTGAGCAGTTTACCGGTGTTAAAATTTCTTTTATCATGCCTTTATTCTTAATAAGTATTTATTATATGCGAAAATTTAATGAATATAGTAAAACTACTTGGCAGAAAAGAATTCACGAGTTATGGGAGACATCAATAAAAATAAAGCATATTGTTTTATTAGCGGTTTTTGCATTAGCAGGTCTTATCTATATAACCAGAACAGGTAATAATCCAATGATTCCTGTCTTTGAATTTGAAATAACTATAAGAAATTTTCTCGAAAATATTTTATTAATTCGGCCTAGGTTTAAAGAATTAATAGGGCATCCTGCTTTTCTAATAGCTCTAGCTTTTTCTACTAAGATAAGTTCTAAGTTATATTATTATTATCCACTTATATTGTTAGCAGCGATTGCTCAAATAAACATTTTGAATACTTTCTCACATATTCATACTCCCTTTATGATATCACTGATAAGGACTTTTCATGGAATATGGATAGGTTTATTCTTGGGATATCTTGCTGTTATCTTTATAAAATATATAATTGCTAATAGTGGGAAAATATTAAGTAAATTTAATTTAGACAGTAAAGGATAA
- the csaB gene encoding polysaccharide pyruvyl transferase CsaB has product MAKIIISGYYGFDNLGDEAILMSMIEAFKSIDKNLEITVLSNSPEKTSNEYGVDSINRNNILAFIKELKSADLFISGGGSLLQDVTGWKSIPFYLGQVILAKILRRKTVVFAQGIGPVQNKKYQYIIKKVLGKVDLLSVRDFRSKDLLENWGLNEKEVKLAADPVYFLKTISKNKSSEHRELFSEDLKRILSSEKPLIGVSVRPWGDNNYLSAMADSLAKLARNITANLLITPMHFHEDQETSLKLKKMIIKKFNESKYQGEIMLDLKKYTPGEMLDIYKKLDLLIGVRLHSLIFAAVNNVPFVAVEYDPKVKAFLEMISLTSGIDIENLDSKKLLRISESIWKNREQFKGVLEQQGSQLNKLALNNFITVLDMIEERNNV; this is encoded by the coding sequence ATGGCAAAAATTATAATATCGGGGTATTATGGCTTTGATAATTTAGGTGATGAAGCAATTCTAATGTCTATGATTGAAGCCTTTAAAAGTATTGATAAGAATCTGGAAATTACGGTTTTATCTAATAGCCCTGAAAAAACCAGCAATGAATACGGAGTAGATTCTATAAATAGAAATAATATTCTAGCTTTTATAAAAGAGTTAAAAAGTGCAGACTTGTTTATTAGCGGTGGAGGTAGCCTGTTACAAGATGTTACAGGCTGGAAGAGTATTCCATTTTATTTAGGACAAGTTATTTTAGCTAAAATTTTGAGGAGAAAAACTGTAGTCTTTGCTCAAGGAATAGGTCCTGTTCAAAATAAAAAATATCAGTATATTATCAAAAAAGTCTTAGGAAAAGTTGATTTACTATCAGTTAGGGATTTTCGTTCCAAGGATTTATTAGAAAATTGGGGTTTAAATGAGAAGGAAGTAAAACTTGCTGCAGATCCTGTTTATTTTCTAAAGACTATATCTAAAAACAAATCCTCTGAACATAGAGAATTATTTTCAGAGGATTTGAAAAGAATATTAAGTAGTGAAAAGCCATTAATAGGTGTTTCAGTTAGACCCTGGGGTGATAATAATTATCTCAGTGCTATGGCAGATTCTCTGGCTAAATTAGCAAGAAATATTACTGCTAATCTTTTGATAACACCTATGCATTTTCATGAAGATCAAGAAACAAGTCTTAAGTTGAAAAAAATGATTATTAAGAAATTTAACGAATCTAAATATCAAGGAGAAATTATGCTTGATCTTAAGAAATATACTCCGGGAGAGATGCTGGATATATATAAAAAACTAGATTTATTAATTGGTGTTCGTCTTCATTCTCTTATTTTTGCAGCTGTGAATAACGTTCCTTTTGTAGCAGTCGAATATGATCCAAAAGTTAAAGCATTTTTGGAGATGATTTCTTTAACATCAGGTATTGATATTGAAAATTTAGATTCTAAAAAATTATTAAGAATTTCTGAATCCATTTGGAAAAATAGAGAACAGTTTAAAGGGGTATTAGAACAACAAGGTTCGCAATTGAATAAACTAGCATTAAATAATTTTATAACAGTTTTAGATATGATTGAGGAGAGAAATAATGTCTGA
- a CDS encoding WecB/TagA/CpsF family glycosyltransferase — protein sequence MSDYMEILGIKINKVDMKQAISEVDNFIKNKQQASIVTPNSEIIVMAQDNKELAEIINNASLSVADGAGVVLASKLYQEPLKERVAGFDLMQSLLKLANENNYSMYFLGAEEVVVETARKNVLKQYPEINILGTHHGFIDKEMENELIQEINNLEINLLFLGMGVPLQEKFIKRNMAKLNANIIMTVGGSFDVLAGKVNRAPVWMQKLNLEWFYRLLQEPKRIGRVLALPRFVILVFFDRMRRAR from the coding sequence ATGTCTGATTATATGGAAATATTAGGAATTAAGATTAATAAAGTAGATATGAAGCAAGCTATTAGTGAAGTTGATAATTTTATTAAAAATAAACAACAAGCCAGTATAGTAACTCCTAATTCAGAAATAATAGTAATGGCTCAAGACAATAAGGAACTTGCTGAAATAATTAATAATGCAAGTTTAAGTGTGGCAGATGGTGCAGGTGTTGTTCTTGCTTCAAAATTGTACCAAGAGCCTTTGAAAGAAAGGGTTGCTGGCTTTGATTTGATGCAAAGCTTATTGAAATTAGCAAATGAGAATAATTATTCAATGTATTTTCTAGGGGCTGAAGAGGTAGTAGTTGAAACTGCTAGAAAAAATGTTCTTAAACAATACCCAGAAATAAATATTCTTGGTACACATCATGGTTTTATAGATAAGGAAATGGAAAATGAGCTTATTCAGGAGATAAATAATTTAGAAATTAATTTACTATTTCTTGGAATGGGTGTTCCTTTACAAGAAAAATTTATAAAAAGGAATATGGCAAAGTTAAATGCAAATATTATTATGACTGTTGGAGGTTCTTTTGACGTGCTGGCTGGAAAAGTAAATAGGGCACCAGTATGGATGCAAAAATTAAATCTTGAGTGGTTTTACAGGCTTTTGCAGGAACCAAAGCGTATTGGAAGAGTGCTGGCATTACCTCGTTTTGTGATTTTGGTATTCTTTGATCGAATGAGAAGGGCTAGATAA
- a CDS encoding YitT family protein, which translates to MRYNIKRTLFDYLGITVGAAIASLSLAVFLIPNRIAAGGLSGLSTIIFYMTGFPVGTMTLILNIPVFLAGLKVLGFSFGARTIYGMIMFSVFIDVFQSFINPITTDLLLATIYGGIIGGLGLGIVFLSRGTTGGTDMIARLIHHYTSLSVGQGLLLADGFVVLMAGIFFNAEVALYAAIAIFINSKTIDLVQEGIDYKRAAFIISRKSDEIKNKVIKDLDRGVTIFKAKGGYTAEEKEVLYCIINRSELTKIKRLVYDIDNDAFVIISSVHEVLGEGFKKIN; encoded by the coding sequence ATGAGATATAATATAAAGCGAACGTTATTTGACTATCTCGGGATTACAGTAGGTGCAGCGATAGCGTCATTGTCTCTTGCTGTATTTTTAATTCCCAATCGAATTGCAGCAGGTGGATTAAGTGGTCTATCTACAATTATTTTTTATATGACAGGATTTCCAGTGGGTACAATGACTCTAATATTAAATATTCCTGTATTTTTAGCAGGCTTAAAAGTACTTGGCTTTTCCTTTGGTGCTAGAACTATTTATGGGATGATTATGTTTTCTGTGTTCATTGATGTCTTTCAGTCTTTTATAAATCCTATAACTACCGACCTTTTATTAGCAACTATTTATGGAGGTATTATTGGTGGACTAGGATTAGGTATTGTTTTTTTATCAAGAGGAACAACTGGTGGGACAGATATGATTGCTCGTCTGATTCATCACTATACTAGCCTTAGTGTTGGTCAGGGTCTTTTGTTAGCAGATGGATTTGTAGTTTTAATGGCAGGTATCTTTTTTAATGCAGAGGTTGCTTTGTATGCTGCAATAGCTATCTTTATCAATAGTAAAACTATAGACCTTGTACAGGAAGGTATCGATTACAAAAGGGCTGCTTTTATTATTTCAAGAAAATCAGATGAAATAAAAAATAAAGTTATAAAAGACTTAGATAGAGGAGTTACCATTTTCAAAGCCAAGGGTGGTTATACTGCTGAAGAAAAGGAAGTTTTATATTGTATTATAAATAGGTCAGAATTAACAAAAATTAAGAGATTGGTATATGATATTGATAATGATGCTTTTGTAATAATCTCTTCTGTCCATGAAGTACTTGGAGAAGGATTTAAGAAGATTAATTAG
- a CDS encoding ATP-binding cassette domain-containing protein has product MIILNNVSIGNIKDLSFYVSSGELLCINDQDQEKINHLFKVMSGERKPEQGVIKYLDKGVYKRDIDRKSLGFVFKENILLKDRTLFENLEYIMQIKDIDMFSYKSRIRRILEIVDLKESYNKKPEQLLKHQLKRVNIAQAILNYPPALILEDPTKGLDELNSLGIIRLLKRLNRFSMTVVLLSTDNNLLIGKDIRRLKINNSLNNKKKGSYA; this is encoded by the coding sequence ATGATAATATTAAATAATGTGAGTATAGGTAATATTAAAGATTTATCCTTTTATGTTTCATCAGGGGAGTTGCTATGTATAAATGACCAGGATCAAGAGAAAATTAATCATTTATTTAAGGTTATGAGTGGGGAAAGAAAGCCTGAACAAGGAGTAATTAAGTATCTAGACAAGGGTGTTTATAAAAGAGATATAGATCGAAAATCATTAGGCTTTGTTTTTAAAGAAAATATATTATTAAAAGACAGGACGTTGTTTGAAAATTTAGAATATATTATGCAAATTAAGGATATTGATATGTTTTCATATAAAAGTAGAATTCGCAGAATATTAGAGATTGTTGATTTAAAAGAATCTTATAATAAAAAACCAGAACAATTGTTAAAACATCAGCTTAAAAGGGTAAATATTGCACAGGCTATTTTAAATTATCCACCAGCTTTAATTCTGGAAGATCCCACCAAGGGCTTAGATGAGCTTAACTCCCTTGGGATTATTAGATTATTAAAAAGATTAAATAGGTTTTCTATGACAGTTGTATTATTAAGTACAGATAATAATTTGCTTATAGGTAAAGATATACGGAGATTAAAAATCAACAATAGCCTTAATAATAAAAAGAAGGGGTCTTATGCTTAA
- a CDS encoding S41 family peptidase gives MKKKIFILIFVFITTMSVLLANNNNTEADPDLVFDAFNEVFAYILNYHTDENKVEDILRGAMRGMVDSLDVYSEYLTLEQYEAMQEEYEGYFGGIGIIITPELTIVSPIRGTPGEAAGLQTDDHIIAIDGKSTEDLSQSEGVDLMRGEPGTEVTLTIRRDSLDETFEVTIIRDDIQIPYVEWEMKTEEIGYISVAQFVQNVGAEVETAIKELEAEGAKALILDLRSNPGGLLNEAIDVGSSFLNDKDIVAVRSRIGADQTYRTTSNIYTTDLPLLLMINQGSASGSEIVAGAIQDYNRGILFGKKSFGKATVQSLFPLVDGSALKLTTAQYYTPFDRNIHEKGIDVDVEVDFDPDYDGDNQLDEAIQYIKENILNNYIDIEEIAS, from the coding sequence ATGAAAAAGAAAATTTTTATTCTAATTTTTGTGTTTATTACAACTATGTCTGTTTTATTGGCAAACAATAATAATACAGAAGCTGATCCAGATTTAGTTTTTGATGCATTTAATGAAGTTTTTGCTTATATACTTAATTATCATACTGATGAAAATAAAGTAGAAGACATACTTAGAGGTGCGATGAGGGGAATGGTTGATTCTCTAGATGTGTATTCAGAATATTTGACTTTAGAACAGTATGAGGCTATGCAGGAGGAATATGAGGGTTATTTTGGAGGTATTGGGATAATTATCACTCCTGAATTAACTATTGTTTCACCTATTCGAGGAACACCTGGTGAAGCAGCAGGCCTTCAGACAGATGATCATATCATAGCTATTGATGGTAAGTCAACAGAGGATCTAAGCCAGAGCGAGGGTGTAGATTTAATGAGAGGGGAACCGGGTACGGAGGTTACTCTTACTATTAGAAGAGACAGTTTAGATGAAACTTTTGAAGTAACTATTATTAGAGATGATATACAAATACCGTACGTAGAATGGGAAATGAAAACTGAGGAGATAGGATATATTAGTGTTGCACAATTTGTTCAAAACGTTGGTGCAGAAGTAGAAACAGCTATTAAAGAGTTAGAAGCTGAAGGAGCTAAGGCTTTAATATTGGATTTAAGGTCCAACCCTGGAGGCTTGCTAAACGAAGCTATAGATGTTGGTAGTAGTTTTTTGAATGATAAAGATATAGTAGCTGTGCGTTCTAGAATTGGTGCAGATCAAACCTATAGAACCACATCTAATATATATACTACAGATTTACCTCTTTTACTTATGATTAATCAAGGAAGTGCTAGTGGATCTGAAATAGTAGCAGGCGCTATCCAGGATTATAATCGAGGGATTCTGTTCGGTAAAAAAAGTTTTGGTAAAGCAACTGTTCAATCTTTATTTCCATTGGTTGACGGATCAGCCTTAAAGTTGACTACTGCCCAATATTATACTCCTTTTGATCGCAATATTCATGAAAAAGGGATAGATGTAGATGTAGAAGTAGACTTTGACCCAGATTATGATGGGGATAATCAATTGGATGAAGCAATACAATATATAAAAGAAAATATATTAAATAATTATATTGATATAGAGGAAATTGCAAGTTGA